The Patagioenas fasciata isolate bPatFas1 chromosome 25, bPatFas1.hap1, whole genome shotgun sequence genome includes a region encoding these proteins:
- the NCDN gene encoding neurochondrin — protein sequence MAAGSGDGTATLKRCLGVLRDARNDSEQFAALLLVTKAVRAGEVDTKTRRQIFDAIGFTFPNRLLVSRQPPAGCPPHTFRALGLTLLACFCTDPELAGHSQILNKIPTFNDILVSPCEPDCTSMIDDAYQCLSAVMATARGPRELVTKGTVCALCQAYVKSGYGSDRALTLLLGLLAIAEAKCWQRDAPHLLAVLSKLSDDFLKAEDMTKFELCEVLPRFVPLSPPLTQDPQGRECLHRLYKGLADILGSKLSQSQRDPALKLAACLVQACGSEWIPAGSAGSKFLALLVNLACVEVRLTLEEPDPVEAEGKKEVVTACYVLIEMGIQECLREEKPLLEDMQKIQLMRIMEEAFGAVIFYLRQVKQEKLEDPFIFASVRILGAWMAEETSALKQEICEILPFLVHYAKKLFQEGSPAVSLPQPELVSTEGSDLPRDALRFLLPGFCHLTAEDRPRDILIAAGAPALLCDYFLHQWQLLTSEPGSPAPLTSAEMSLQTLCGIFLNLVVTAPDLIRRDKTFSSLMDMLLKSLPLVLPQKDHLVLAANFATLGLMLARILASPAVLQGTQPAKEFFGATIRFLSQAHAAQAEPGSDTLAMAVSPDYGSAWAELCELWLLGMQALAGCVPLLPWLPQAVLQARWLETLADLLTRVDPASVDFELIAAFQGVLVELARASKACRDVIVSHHGGEWANLYGMAALEQCLSEQ from the exons ATGGCCGCGGGCTCCGGAGACGGAACCGCGACGCTGAAGAGGTGTCTCGGTGTCCTCAGAGACGCGAGAAACGACAGCGAGCAGTTCGCAGCCCTGCTGCTG GTGACCAAAGCGGTCAGagctggagaagttgacaccAAGACCCGTCGCCAGATCTTTGATGCGATTGGGTTCACGTTTCCAAATCGCCTGCTGGTCTCCAGGCAGCCCCCGGCCGGCTGCCCCCCACACACCTTCCGTGCACTGGGCCTGACACTGCTGGCGTGTTTCTGCACCGACCCAGAGCTAGCTGGGCACTCCCAGATCCTGAACAAAATCCCAACCTTCAATGACATCCTGGTGTCCCCCTGCGAACCGGACTGCACGTCCATGATTGATGATGCGTACCAGTGCCTCAGTGCTGTCATGGCCACTGCCAGGGGCCCCAGAGAGCTGGTGACCAAAGGGACGGTGTGTGCCCTGTGCCAGGCCTACGTGAAGAGCGGTTATGGCTCTGACCGTGCTTTGACCCTGCTCTTGGGGCTGTTGGCCATAGCAGAGGCGAAGTGCTGGCAGAGAGATGCTCCACACCTCCTGGCCGTGCTTAGCAAGCTCTCCGACGATTTCCTCAAGGCTGAAGACATGACCAAATTTGAGCTGTGTGAGGTTCTGCCTCGCTTCGTCCCCCTGTCGCCACCGCTCACACAGGACCCACAGGGCCGTGAGTGCCTGCACAGACTTTACAAAGGGCTGGCTGACATCTTGGGCAGTAAACTCAGCCAGTCGCAGCGAGACCCTGCTCTGAAGCTCGCTGCCTGCCTCGTGCAGGCCTGCGGGTCAGAGTGGATCCCAGCAGGGAGTGCTGGAAGCAAGTTCCTGGCCTTGCTGGTGAACTTGGCTTGTGTGGAGGTTCGCCTGACCCTGGAGGAGCCAGATCCTGTGGAGgcagaggggaagaaagaagtgGTGACAGCCTGCTATGTCCTTATCGAGatggggatccaggagtgcctgagagaagagaaaccacTGCTGGAAGACATGCAGAAAATACAGCTCATGAGGATCATGGAAGAGGCATTTGGAGCTGTAATATTCTACTTAAGACAG GTTAAACAGGAGAAGCTAGAAGATCCTTTCATATTTGCTTCTGTTCGAATCCTTGGAGCCTGGATGGCAGAAGAGACATCTGCCCTCAAGCAGGAAATCTGTGAGatcttgcctttccttgttcATTATGCCAAGAAGCTTTTCCAAGAGGGCAGCCCAGCTGTGAGTCTTCCCCAGCCGGAGCTGGTCAGCACTGAGGGCTCTGACTTACCCCGGGATGCTCTGAG GTTTCTGCTACCTGGCTTTTGCCATTTAACAGCAGAGGACAGACCCCGGGACATCCTCATCGCAGCAGGGGCACCAGCACTGCTGTGTGACTATTTCCTCCATCAGTGGCAGCTGCTGACCTCCGAGCCCGGGTCCCCAGCTCCGCTGACAAGCGCTGAAATGAGTCTACAGACCCTGTGTGGGATTTTCCTTAACCTGGTTGTGACTGCACCAGATCTCATCAG GCGAGACAAAACCTTTTCCTCCTTGATGGACATGTTGCTGAAGTCTCTTCCACTGGTGCTGCCCCAGAAAGATCACCTGGTTCTAGCAGCCAACTTTGCCACCCTGGGTCTGATGCTGGCCAGGATTCTTGCCAGTCCAGCAG TTCTGCAGGGGACCCAACCCGCCAAGGAGTTTTTCGGAGCCACCATTCGCTTCCTATCGCAGGCCCACGCTGCCCAAGCGGAGCCTGGCAGCGACACCTTGGCCATGGCTGTGTCTCCCGACTATGGCAGCGCCTGGGCCGAGCTCTGCGAGCTgtggctgctggggatgcaggcgctggcgGGCTGCGTGCCGCTGCTGCCCTGGCTGCCGCAGGCCGTGCTGCAGGCGCGGTG